One genomic region from Dermacentor variabilis isolate Ectoservices chromosome 6, ASM5094787v1, whole genome shotgun sequence encodes:
- the LOC142585629 gene encoding interleukin-1 receptor-associated kinase 4-like: MLLQEVANQFSDSNRDVNGDTELRFLPDHTRLRLTSVLDAGDGWRKVLYLITHPDDPGRMLFNADHARVLENYTRGSRSDEILKTWSTTGRNRPKISDLVYLLKQAELHRAASIIEVNVLQQAPGDDEANLEDLLQEPDLGPPPPPPLENCDDEVMDSIINETPRFRYDYLARATGNFCNVPLSEGGFKVGEGTFGVVYKGTLPNGTAVAVKCMKESLPEQFLTEVRLLRSHSHPNLLPLIGICYDGVDCCLVYEFMELGSLQSCLARETCPMYWKRRVTILTEVAAAIHFLHTRTPCLIHRDVKSANILLDNNWTAKLGDFGLTRPLSGDSTTRTEIVVGTTVYMSPEAFTGTISPKMDTFSFGVVIMEVLTGLPPYTNARGDILSYLKDTHPNDITPVLDTSAGVWDQDLAQKVYEIGDVCVRLDRRQRPTMQPVYEQLLKLNDLLNGPTN; this comes from the exons atgttgCTGCAGGAAGTCGCCAACCAGTTCAGTGACTCAAACCGTGATGTCAACGGAGACACTGAATTGCGGTTCTTGCCTGATCATACTCGTTTGCGACTGACGAGTGTTTTGGACGCTGGAGATGGCTGGAGAAAGGTACTGTACCTAATCACTCATCCAGATGACCCTGGCAGAATGCTCTTCAACGCTGATCACGCAAG GGTTCTCGAAAACTACACAAGAGGAAGCCGCAGCGACGAAATATTAAAGACATGGAGCACGACAGGGCGTAATCGACCAAAGATATCGGACTTGGTCTACTTGCTGAAACAAGCAGAACTTCACAGGGCAGCTTCGATCATCGAAGTCAACGTGCTGCAAC AGGCACCTGGTGATGACGAAGCCAACCTTGAAGATCTCCTACAGGAGCCTGACTTAGGGCCACCGCCACCTCCGCCATTAGAAAATTGCGATG ATGAGGTCATGGACAGCATAATCAACGAAACGCCCCGATTCAGGTACGACTATCTGGCACGAGCAACTGGCAACTTCTGTAATGTGCCATTGTCCGAGGGAGGCTTCAAAGTGGGAGAAGGAACTTTTGGAGTTGTATACAAAGGCACATTACCAAATGGGACAGCAGTAGCTGTGAAGTGCATGAAGGAATCCCTTCCAGAACAGTTTCTCACTGAAGTAAGACTGCTGCGAAG TCATTCTCATCCAAACCTGCTGCCTCTCATCGGAATTTGCTACGACGGTGTtgactgctgcttggtttatgaaTTCATGGAGCTAGGATCCTTGCAGTCGTGCCTTGCGAGAGAA ACCTGTCCAATGTACTGGAAAAGGCGTGTGACCATACTGACAGAAGTTGCTGCTGCCATCCATTTCCTGCACACTCGCACACCCTGTCTTATTCATAGGGATGTGAAGAG TGCCAACATACTCCTGGACAATAACTGGACTGCAAAGCTGGGAGACTTTGGACTGACAAGGCCGTTGTCAGGGGACAGTACTACAAGAACAGAGATAGTAGTAGGGACAACTGTCTACATGTCACCAGAAGCATTCACTGGCACAATCTCCCCCAAAATGGACACGTTTAGTTTTGGTGTGGTCATCATGGAGGTGCTGACAGGCCTGCCACCGTACACGAATGCAAGAGGAGACATT CTCTCCTACCTGAAGGACACGCATCCCAATGATATCACACCAGTTCTGGACACCTCGGCTGGTGTGTGGGATCAGGACCTGGCACAAAAAGTGTATGAAATAGGTGATGTGTGCGTCAGGCTTGACAGAAGGCAGCGACCTACGATGCAACCA GTTTACGAGCAGCTGCTGAAGCTGAATGACTTGTTGAATGGCCCAACAAATTGA
- the LOC142585633 gene encoding zinc metalloproteinase nas-25-like, with the protein MAFLITFAFVVVISLVSSAPVENNVTEFPDSAEDAANSTAANNVPEITIFRIDKRSDKEKFLEAVRSARKLWNGDYMYQRDIRITRAQLEHIYGVDTTKDETFYAWPNATVPFVIGRKVRGFAREIRDAMRQWEQETCVRFIEITQEAGNIDHVRFVQSRWAYSYLGKQGGSQKVGIPSIYFPDTHYAHLLGHAIGLRHTHADSSRDTFYYVAWDSVPNRYRYNFDHESPAYGSRTKISALESEFEFDWSSVMADESENVEGDVDFMLQDRRVVYPADPFYLYRTTSTERASFLEYKKVNQLYKCNERCPNANSSRCQHGGYVGPKCSCVCPPGAVGDHCEHRTTNAKAGICGEVLQENTTVRFVSRPSSYHCTWWIRAPKGEQVSVTFADFSADNSTHSVGTCDLYFELRNRDLYKGESYCWYELPLDVPLYAKGRDFLVDYFGSKDANFNFTLTATVYT; encoded by the exons ATGGCATTCCTGATCACATTTGCTTTTGTCGTGGTTATCAGCCTTGTTTCAAGCGCACCTGTCGAAAACAAC GTCACAGAATTTCCTGACAGTGCCGAAGACGCAGCAAACAGCACCGCAGCTAACAATGTGCCCGAAATAACGATCTTCAGAATAGACAAACGGAGCGACAAGGAAAAG TTTCTTGAAGCAGTCAGAAGTGCGAGGAAACTGTGGAACGGCGACTACATGTACCAGCGAGACATTCGCATTACCAGGGCGCAGTTGGAGCACATCTACGGGGTGGACACCACGAAAGACGAGACGTTCTATGCGTGGCCCAACGCAACGGTGCCATTCGTGATCGGAAGAAAAG TTCGTGGCTTTGCGCGAGAAATTCGCGACGCAATGCGGCAGTGGGAACAAGAAACCTGCGTCCGCTTCATTGAGATAACGCAGGAGGCCGGCAACATAGACCACGTTCGCTTCGTGCAGTCTCGCTG ggcTTATTCCTATCTGGGAAAGCAAGGAGGGTCACAGAAGGTTGGAATACCCAGCATCTATTTTCCCGACACG CACTACGCTCACCTCCTCGGTCACGCCATCGGCTTGCGGCACACGCATGCCGACAGTAGCCGTGACACTTTCTACTACGTGGCCTGGGACTCAGTACCGAACCGGTACCGGTACAACTTCGACCACGAGAGTCCCGCCTACGGATCGCGTACCAAGATATCGGCCCTGGAGTCCGAGTTTGAGTTCGACTGGAGCTCCGTCATGGCCGACGAGAGCGAG AACGTCGAGGGCGACGTGGACTTCATGTTACAAGACCGTAGGGTGGTGTATCCGGCGGACCCGTTCTACCTGTACCGTACGACGTCGACAGAACGCGCCTCTTTTCTTGAATACAAGAAGGTCAATCAACTCTACAAATGCAACG AGAGATGCCCGAACGCAAACAGCAGCCGATGCCAGCACGGCGGCTACGTGGGACCCAAGTGCAGCTGTGTGTGCCCGCCCGGTGCAGTCGGCGACCACTGCGAGCACAGGACTACCAACGCCAAGGCCG GCATCTGCGGAGAAGTGCTCCAAGAGAACACGACCGTTCGCTTCGTTTCACGGCCTTCGAGTTACCATTGCACGTGGTGGATCAGG GCGCCGAAGGGAGAGCAAGTAAGTGTCACGTTCGCCGACTTCTCCGCAGACAACTCCACCCACAGCGTCGGCACTTGTGACCTGTACTTCGAGCTCAGAAACCGCGACCTCTACAAAGGGGAGAG TTACTGCTGGTACGAGCTACCGCTGGATGTACCCCTGTACGCCAAGGGGAGAGATTTCCTCGTCGACTACTTTGGCTCCAAGGACGCGAACTTTAATTTCACTCTCACAGCGACAGTGTACACATGA